GCCGCGCCCGGCACATACACCATCGCCCCGCGCAGCGAGTCGTTGAACAGGGCGTCGCAGTGGATGGAGGCGAAAATGATCTTCCGGTCGCTCACCCCGGCGTCGCGCTCGCGCCGGTAAATGTCGTTGGCCAGGTACCACCGCAGGTTCGCCGAGGTCTTCGCGTCCTCGATGCGGTAGTGCGGGGTCACCAGCACCACCTCGTCCGTGTCATGGACGAAGCGCCGCGCGTCGCTCACCCGGTAGTCCTGGTTCGGGTCCAGCACCGTCACATGCACCCGCGCGCGGGTCCGCGTCTCGAGTATCTGCTTGACGCGGCAGACGATGTCGTAGTTCAGCTCGTCCTCATAGAGGCCCAGCCGGTCTATGGCCGCGCCCTGGTCGCGCCCGCCATGGCCCGGGTCGAGGATGACCACCACCCCCTCCAGGTTCTTTGACACGACCTGCTCCGTGCTCACCCGCCGCACCTCCGCCTGCATCGCCTCGTACTCCTCGCGCTGCTCCGTGCCTCGGGGCAGATACGCGTCCGAAACCATCTCCAGCGGGATCAGAATCCGCTGGCCCGCGCCCATCTTCCGCACGTCGCGGATGCCGCTGCGCTTCTGGATGATTTCACAGGCCCGGTGGATGTCCGCATTCTCGTAGTAGTCCGTGAAACGCACCACCACCGCCGTGTACAGCGACTCCCCCTTCTTCAGCCGGTACTCGGCGTAGTCCCCCTCCCGGTCCCTGCCGTAGGACAGCAGCCCGTTTTCGGCGGTCGGGGAGGCCGGGCGCACTGCGGGATTCACCGCGGCCGCCGTCAGGGGCGGCGCCTTCGGCGAGAGGGCCTGCATCACGGGCAGCAGCAGCCCTTTCGGTATGAGCACCTGCTGCCCCTTCCGCAGCGCGCTCTCCGGCGTGATTGTGTGGTCCGCCGTGCGTATCCGCGCGCTGTTCGACGGGTTCCCCGTCACCCATTCCGCAAGCAGCGCCAGCGACTCCGCGCCCTCCGCGCCGTCATAGGTCACCGTGTGCCACCAGCCCGACTGGTCCACAAAATCATCCGGAAAAATGGCCTCCAGCATCCGGCGCTGGGTCTTGGCATTCAGGCGGGCAAAGGGAACGGCGACGGTCATCCGGTCCTTGTACTGCTTCCAGTCATCGGGGTTGGCCAAATATTTCTGGAGAAAGCCCCGGCCGGCGTCTCCCCGGGGCGGCGTCAGCTCCATGTACAGCATGCGCCCCCCCCGAAGCGCGGCCACGGCGCCGGCGTCCAGTTCTTTCCGGACTATCCCCTCGCCGAAGGCAGCCGGAACCGCAAGCAGGAACCCGAGCGCAACCAGTGCCACCCGTTGCCCGGACTTCCTGTGTCTCACACCCGCAACTCCTTTGCATCGGTCCCGCCGTTCCGGACCGGTCAACGATGTGCCGCCATGCCAGATGGACCGTGGCATGGCCCGTGCCGGCCATAATTCCCAGTAACAGGACGGAACCAGCCCACGATGCGCCATCATGCTAGATACTGTACCATGCCTCCCTGGAAAAATACAATATGTGGTGGCTGGAATTGCGCATACTCCAAAAACCACAATTTGTGGTAGTTTTTGCAGAGGCGGGCACAAGACGTCAAAAAGCACCGCCGCCCCCCTCTCCCGCCTAGGCAGTTCTTACCCCGCGCTACACAGAATAGGTGCCGTTCTCGATATCGGCTATCAGCCCCTGAATCATCGCCACACTCTCGGGCGGGAAGCCCCACTGCGCAATCTCGCGGTCACTCAGCAGATTCTGCAACTGCGGAATCACCAGCATGTCCTTCGCGATGTCGCTGGGGAGGGACCGCGCGATGAAAGCCTCCTCGTCAAAGGTGTCGAAGAAACTGCGGAGACCCCGGCTGTCATCACCGCCGACCGCGCCGAAGTCCTGCCCGTAGATGTGCAGGGAGCAACTGTAGTCGGCGTAACTGCCCACGCGCACGGGGCGTCCGGTCTTCTCCGAAATCTGCCGCGCCAGCACCTGCTGGAGAAAGGTGACCGCAATAAGGTTGTCGCCCCAGGCCTTGTACAGGTCGCGGGACCGCCACACGGTGTTCATGTTCAGCACCAGGTTGCCGTCCGCGTCCTCGGGGCAGCGCAGTTGCACCTCGCGCAGGCAGGGGGTGTCCTCCTTGAGATAGGGGTCCAGGTTCGGCACCGCGGTGGTGGCCACGGCGCGGCGCGAATGCGGCGTGGCGCAGACCCGCTCCACGGCCAGGGCCATCTGGTCCACCACGGAGCCGCCCGCGTCCGGGTGCGCGAAAAGCCGCTGGTGGTAGGTGTAGGGCCACTGGTGGGCGCTCAGCTCGCCGCCCACGGCCTCCTGCAACTGGTCAAAGGGCACCACGCGGTAGTCCTTGGCGCCCATGATTTCCGCGATGTACGCGCCAATCTCGCAGAAGGAGATGGGCGGGAACCGGGGCTGGGCAAAGGGGTCCCGCACCTCGATGAGGACCCGCGCGTCGCGGCTGGGCGGATCAATGTACTCCCCCGCCGCGTTCCTGCGGTCATACTCCGTGCGCATCGCGTGGCCCTGTTCCCAAACCGCCTTGATGGCCCGGTAATACGCCTGCGGAATCGAGTCCCCCACCACATGAAGGGTCGGAATCCGTCCAAGGTCCATGCCGCTCTCGCCCATCCCTGCTCTCCTTGCCGGCCGCGCCGGGGTTGATGTTCCGGGAACGGGGGCATTATGGCACAGTCGCCGCGGGACCGGAAATTCTATTACGGGCAAATGACCAACACCCACACCCAGTGTTGTCAGGCAAATTGCATCACCCCGAAGGCCGGATGCTTTCCCGGCGCGCTTACGGACAGGTTAGATGCGTTTCCGGAGAACCATGAACGCCGCAATCAGCGCAACGAACAGCGTCATGGCGGAAATGCCGCCGCCAAAGAGCATGGGCACCACGCTGACGGCGACCCCGAAGGCCAGCGGCAGGGGCGCCTTCTGGCGGATGCCGTAAATCAGCAGCCCGGCGCCGACGCTGCCGCTGAGCAGCGCCGCCAGAAACCACAACCCGCTACCGTCGCCCATATGAGCCCCTTTCCACGGGCGGGACGCCCGTGCCGCTAAAACTCCTGCGCCTGCATCACGACCTCCTCGGGGGACAGGGCGCGGTGCCACAGTTTCACCTCGTCGAGCAGGCCCGTGAAATGGGCCCGGTGCCCGGTTTCAAAGTTTCCGAGCGTGAGGGGAAGCCCGCCGTCGTTCACCGGCCCCGTCCGCTCCAGGTGCGCGGCCTCGCGCCCGTCCATGTACAGGCGAATCCAGCGCCCGTCATAGGTGACGGCGAGATGGACCCACCATCCGGCGGGCAGGGCCGTGTCGGAGGTGAGGTGGTGGCTCCATTCCGTCTGGGGCAGGGCGAAGCAGGGGTATCCCCCGCAGAGGCCCAGCCGGTAGCCCGTGTGTGTGGCGCCGCCCCGGATGCGGTTGACCATCCAGGCGTCCTCTTGGGCCGGGTTCTCCGTGAACACCCAGCAGGCCAGGGTCATCGCCTCCCCCGGTGACAGGGAGGGATGGTTGGGCACCTCCACCGCACCGCCGTCGCAGACCAGGGCGTTTCCGTCCACCCCCGGCGCGCGCCGCGCGTTCCGCAGGTATCCCCCGGTCCGGTTTCCCGACATGTCCCGCACCACGGGGCAGCCGTCCTCCTCGTCAAACGACCACCAGGCCATGAGCCCCTCCGGGTCCGTTCCCGGCTTCACGGCATGCTCCCCCGCCAACGCGGACAGTTCCCGCTCCTCTTTCCGGTGTTCCCGGTAGGCGGTGTCATAGGGCCCCATGCCAATGTCTTCCGGGAGGAGATTCGCGCGGGGCGGCGCGTCGGAGAAGACCTCGCGGACCGCGTCCAGATAGCCGAAGCCGTGCTCGCGGTAGGGCGCGATGTAGTGGCCCTCGCCCCACTCGTTCCAGTTGTCCAGCAGGAGCATGCGCGCGCCCAACTCCTCCGGGGGGTAGGCGGCAATGTGCGCCTTCGCCCGGCGCAGCAGGTCTTTGTAGGGCTCCGGCGGAATGGTCCAAACGGACCCCTCGTCCTGCCAGCCGCTCCACCCCTGGGTCACCGTGACCACCTGCGGCAGGATGCCCAGTTCCTTCGTCTTCTCGATGTATTCCATCTGCGTGTTGATGGCCCGCTCCGGGGAGGGGTTGTCCAGCACATGCCAGCAGTAGGCGAAGGAATAGTCCAGCCCGAGCCGCTTCATCTTTTCCAGATGATTTCGGTCCAGTCCCCGGTACTCGCCGAGGAGCCACAGCCCGTCAAAGCCCCTGTCGCGGCAGGCAGCCCGCATTTTGTCGAAAGCCGCCACCACGGCCTCCTCCCCGCCCAGGTCGTCCACCAGAAACTCGGGCCGGTAGATGAAGAGCACCGGCTTGTTGTCCACCACCAGATATGAGGGGTGGGTGAAAAAATTATCCAGCCAGAAGGGCAGCAGGTTATCCATCAAGTCCCGCTCGTCGGCGACCCCGGCCTTCCCCCGGTTCTGGTTCTCCCACATGATGGTGAACTTCACTTTGTCCTGGAATCGGGACTTGAAGAAGGCGTCGTGGATGGCGCCGCTGAACATGGTTTCCACGGGGCCGCCCTGGCTCGTCCGGTACCAGCAGTAGATGAAGAAGGAGACGCCATGCTCGACGGCCCACTTGGTCTCCCAGTCCGACACCTCGGGATTGTTCTGGTCATAGAACCCCAACGCGGGCGTGCGCTCCGGGTGTTTGATTAACTGTTTCCACATGTGCGGCTTGTCCGCCTCCCACAGCGGACAGTGGTGGGCACCGATGAGAATCTCCGTCTTTGCGGGAATGGGTTCCGGGATGTAGGGCAACTTCTCCCGGGACATCGGAGGCAGGAAGGTTATCCAGAGGGGGTGCTCCCGCGCTTCCCCGTCCGTCGTCACCGCCAACGCCAGATTGCCCGAAAACGTGTCCGTAGCCTCGATAGTCCACTGGACTTCCCGCCGGGCGCCCGCCTCCAGGCTAAAAATGGGGGGCGGCTCCCCGGCGGTCACACGAATCTGTTCCGGCAGTTTCAGGGAAAGCGCCACCTCCAGCGGCGCGTCGCCCGCATTCTCGATTTCTGCCTCCAGCGCCAGGGGCCGGCCCACCCGGCCAAGAGGCGCGGGTGAGTCGAAATGGAGCAGCCGGACGGCGGGAACCCCCTCCGCCGACGCGGACACGGCGGCCAGCAACAGGGCCGTCACCAACCATTGACGCGGTTTCATCAGACCCGTTCCTCCCTTGGCGGCGGCTTCATCCGTGCCCGTGATGATGGTGCGGTGCGGCGCCGTGTTTCCGTGCGGGGCGGAGGCGCTTCCCCGTGGAGCCGATGGACACGGCGGCGTGGAGCACGCCCTTGTTGGCGCGGAGGCTTTCGGCGAGCCCCTCGATCTCGGAGGCGCGGCCCCGCACCATGATCATCTCCACACAGAGCTCCTCCGTGAGGTGGACATGGGTGGTGGCGAGAATCTCGTCATGATGGTGGTGCTGGAGATGGGTCAGTTTCTGGGCCAGGTCGCGCGCCTCGTGGTCATACACCAGGGTGATGGTGCCCACGGCCTCCTCATTGTTCTTCCATGCGTCGCGGGCGAGCCGCTCGCGCACAAGGTCGCGGATGAACTCCGAGCGGTTCGCGCCCGGACCGCCCGCCAGCAGCGCCTCCAGCCGGTCGTACAGTTCCCGCTCCATGGTCACACTCATGCGCACCAGGTCGCTCATGTTCCGCGCCTCCAGAGGTTACATTCGGCGCGCCGCCTATCCGGCATAGCCGATGGACTCCAACTGCTCGCGCTCCTCGGTGGAGAGTTCTGCGTCCGCGCCGGGCTGCGGCGCGTTTTCGAGTATTTCCCGCCGGTACCGTTCCAGCAGCGTCTTCAGGGTGCCAAGCACCGCTGAAAACCCCGCGTCGTTT
This portion of the Candidatus Hydrogenedentota bacterium genome encodes:
- a CDS encoding N-acetylmuramoyl-L-alanine amidase; this encodes MRHRKSGQRVALVALGFLLAVPAAFGEGIVRKELDAGAVAALRGGRMLYMELTPPRGDAGRGFLQKYLANPDDWKQYKDRMTVAVPFARLNAKTQRRMLEAIFPDDFVDQSGWWHTVTYDGAEGAESLALLAEWVTGNPSNSARIRTADHTITPESALRKGQQVLIPKGLLLPVMQALSPKAPPLTAAAVNPAVRPASPTAENGLLSYGRDREGDYAEYRLKKGESLYTAVVVRFTDYYENADIHRACEIIQKRSGIRDVRKMGAGQRILIPLEMVSDAYLPRGTEQREEYEAMQAEVRRVSTEQVVSKNLEGVVVILDPGHGGRDQGAAIDRLGLYEDELNYDIVCRVKQILETRTRARVHVTVLDPNQDYRVSDARRFVHDTDEVVLVTPHYRIEDAKTSANLRWYLANDIYRRERDAGVSDRKIIFASIHCDALFNDSLRGAMVYVPGAAYRRDTERPAGSFYNQFKEVRSAPAASCTPAQRRLDEALSRNFANVFLQSLRSNNPPIKVHDAGDPVRNVIRQSGGRAYVPAVLRNCSVPTKVLIETANMTNPQDQERLSDPQWRQAFAEAFVNALVGQFD
- a CDS encoding glycoside hydrolase family 99-like domain-containing protein — translated: MKPRQWLVTALLLAAVSASAEGVPAVRLLHFDSPAPLGRVGRPLALEAEIENAGDAPLEVALSLKLPEQIRVTAGEPPPIFSLEAGARREVQWTIEATDTFSGNLALAVTTDGEAREHPLWITFLPPMSREKLPYIPEPIPAKTEILIGAHHCPLWEADKPHMWKQLIKHPERTPALGFYDQNNPEVSDWETKWAVEHGVSFFIYCWYRTSQGGPVETMFSGAIHDAFFKSRFQDKVKFTIMWENQNRGKAGVADERDLMDNLLPFWLDNFFTHPSYLVVDNKPVLFIYRPEFLVDDLGGEEAVVAAFDKMRAACRDRGFDGLWLLGEYRGLDRNHLEKMKRLGLDYSFAYCWHVLDNPSPERAINTQMEYIEKTKELGILPQVVTVTQGWSGWQDEGSVWTIPPEPYKDLLRRAKAHIAAYPPEELGARMLLLDNWNEWGEGHYIAPYREHGFGYLDAVREVFSDAPPRANLLPEDIGMGPYDTAYREHRKEERELSALAGEHAVKPGTDPEGLMAWWSFDEEDGCPVVRDMSGNRTGGYLRNARRAPGVDGNALVCDGGAVEVPNHPSLSPGEAMTLACWVFTENPAQEDAWMVNRIRGGATHTGYRLGLCGGYPCFALPQTEWSHHLTSDTALPAGWWVHLAVTYDGRWIRLYMDGREAAHLERTGPVNDGGLPLTLGNFETGHRAHFTGLLDEVKLWHRALSPEEVVMQAQEF
- the nikR gene encoding nickel-responsive transcriptional regulator NikR produces the protein MSDLVRMSVTMERELYDRLEALLAGGPGANRSEFIRDLVRERLARDAWKNNEEAVGTITLVYDHEARDLAQKLTHLQHHHHDEILATTHVHLTEELCVEMIMVRGRASEIEGLAESLRANKGVLHAAVSIGSTGKRLRPARKHGAAPHHHHGHG